From the genome of Streptococcus lutetiensis, one region includes:
- a CDS encoding ABC transporter ATP-binding protein, translating into MAQPKKEVNKQATLKRVLAYVIKNYKWRFMAVFVLILIAALCMVRFSLFMQTLIDSYVTPLLAAKNPDFSGLAHAIFQLIIIGIIGVASTYTYNRLMVYVGQGTMRHIRINLFTHMESLPIKYFDTHAHGDIMSIYTNDVDTLRQLIGQSIPQVVNSSFSILTTFVSMLVLNVPLSAMSVFMVIVLLYVARKIAAQSSKYFHDQQNDLGRVNGFIEEMMDGQKVVKVFNHEERAKEDFRKLNQELRESATNANIFANILMPVSANIGHFSYVLCAMLGAVLALNGYAGLTLGTLVSFLALNRGFTNPITQISQQINSVVMAMAGADRVFQLLDAESELDEGYVELVNAKEDAAGNLQEVKESTGTWAWKHPHEDGTVTYHKQEGRVTFTDVTFGYNDDKMVLHDINLFAEPGQKIAFVGSTGAGKTTITNLINRFYDIQEGKIHYDGINIRKIKKADLRRSLGIVLQDTHLFTGTVMDNIRYGRLNASDEECIEAAKLANAHDFIKRLPEGYNTILTGDGSNLSQGQRQLLAIARAAVANPPALILDEATSSIDTRTEVHVQEGMDALMKGRTTFVIAHRLSTVRNADCIMVLEQGRIIERGNHDELIAQKARYYQLYTGNAISE; encoded by the coding sequence CCTCTTTTGGCTGCTAAAAATCCTGACTTTTCTGGTTTAGCACATGCTATTTTCCAACTAATCATTATTGGAATTATTGGGGTAGCAAGTACTTACACTTATAACCGTTTGATGGTTTATGTGGGGCAAGGAACAATGCGTCATATTCGTATTAACCTCTTTACGCACATGGAAAGCTTGCCAATCAAGTACTTTGATACGCATGCTCACGGGGACATCATGTCAATCTATACCAACGACGTTGATACCCTTCGTCAATTGATTGGACAAAGTATCCCGCAAGTGGTCAACTCAAGCTTTTCGATTTTGACAACTTTTGTCAGCATGTTAGTTCTAAATGTGCCATTGTCAGCCATGTCAGTCTTCATGGTTATTGTTTTGCTTTATGTGGCTCGTAAAATCGCTGCGCAATCTTCAAAATATTTCCATGACCAACAAAATGACCTCGGTCGTGTTAATGGTTTCATCGAAGAAATGATGGATGGTCAAAAAGTTGTTAAAGTTTTTAACCATGAAGAACGTGCTAAGGAAGATTTCCGAAAACTTAACCAAGAACTTCGTGAATCAGCTACAAATGCCAATATCTTTGCGAATATCTTGATGCCAGTTTCTGCTAATATCGGTCACTTTTCATATGTTCTTTGCGCCATGCTTGGAGCAGTTCTTGCTCTTAATGGTTATGCTGGTTTGACTTTGGGGACTTTGGTTTCTTTCCTAGCATTAAACCGTGGTTTTACTAATCCGATTACTCAAATTAGCCAACAAATCAACTCTGTTGTTATGGCGATGGCAGGTGCTGACCGTGTCTTCCAACTGCTAGATGCAGAATCTGAATTGGATGAAGGTTACGTTGAATTGGTTAATGCCAAAGAAGACGCTGCTGGAAATCTGCAAGAAGTGAAAGAATCAACTGGTACTTGGGCTTGGAAACATCCACACGAAGATGGTACAGTGACTTATCATAAACAAGAAGGTCGTGTAACTTTCACAGATGTAACTTTTGGTTATAACGATGATAAGATGGTTTTACATGATATTAATTTATTTGCGGAACCTGGTCAAAAAATCGCTTTTGTAGGTTCAACTGGTGCGGGTAAAACAACCATTACAAACTTGATTAACCGTTTCTACGATATCCAAGAAGGTAAGATTCATTACGATGGTATTAACATTCGTAAAATCAAAAAAGCTGACCTTCGTCGTAGTTTAGGAATTGTATTACAAGACACACACCTCTTTACAGGAACTGTTATGGATAACATCCGCTACGGACGTTTGAATGCTAGTGATGAAGAATGTATCGAAGCTGCCAAATTAGCTAATGCACATGATTTCATTAAACGCTTGCCAGAAGGTTATAATACCATTTTGACAGGTGACGGAAGCAATCTTTCTCAAGGACAACGTCAATTACTTGCGATTGCGCGTGCGGCTGTGGCTAATCCACCAGCCTTGATCCTTGATGAAGCAACTTCATCAATTGATACACGTACCGAAGTTCACGTTCAAGAAGGTATGGACGCTCTTATGAAGGGTCGTACAACCTTTGTCATTGCCCACCGCTTATCAACGGTTCGCAACGCTGATTGCATTATGGTTCTTGAACAAGGACGCATCATTGAACGTGGTAACCACGATGAATTAATCGCTCAAAAAGCCCGTTACTACCAACTCTACACAGGTAACGCCATTAGTGAATAA
- a CDS encoding MFS transporter gives MFIIGTDTFLISPLLTTLSSLYHIDTSISGWMVSAYTIGYALFALVSGPISDGRDRKKVMVYSCLAFTISTFLCGFANSFALMFLFRFLAGISASFVTSQVWASIPVVVEKKNIVQVMGYATAGLSVSQMAGVPIGGYLAGISWRSPFFTISAASLVLLLLINFYMPKLEIGKGHKISFTSAYKNVLTNKKSVSYLLAYFVFQTGSFTAITFIATWYNHSFGLSLANISTAIIAIGAGNLAGSLFGSHIVKRFGLQKTFKTELTTIVILYLVLLLVHHFWVAEVLLTIIYVNNGFIFPLFMTTLQSTVENARSTISSLSNAVMYLGETIASIVGGVLFEQFAGFFGIAVFAAVMIALSLLLYYRSF, from the coding sequence ATGTTTATTATTGGAACAGATACGTTTCTGATTTCCCCATTGCTAACGACTTTATCTAGTCTTTACCATATTGATACGTCAATTTCTGGTTGGATGGTTAGTGCTTATACTATAGGCTATGCCTTATTCGCTTTGGTTTCAGGGCCAATTTCAGATGGAAGGGACCGCAAGAAAGTGATGGTATATAGTTGTCTAGCTTTTACGATTTCAACCTTTTTATGTGGTTTTGCAAATTCATTTGCTTTGATGTTTTTGTTTCGTTTTTTAGCTGGAATCAGTGCTTCTTTTGTGACTTCTCAAGTTTGGGCATCAATTCCAGTGGTGGTTGAGAAAAAGAATATTGTTCAGGTAATGGGATATGCAACGGCTGGTTTATCTGTTTCTCAGATGGCAGGTGTTCCGATTGGTGGTTACCTTGCTGGAATTTCATGGCGTTCCCCATTCTTTACCATTTCAGCGGCTTCCTTGGTTTTATTGCTTCTTATTAATTTTTATATGCCAAAATTGGAAATTGGAAAGGGTCATAAAATCTCCTTTACAAGTGCTTATAAAAATGTTTTGACTAATAAAAAATCTGTATCTTATCTTTTAGCTTATTTTGTCTTTCAGACAGGGTCATTTACAGCAATCACGTTTATTGCGACTTGGTATAATCATAGTTTTGGTTTGTCTTTAGCTAATATTAGCACAGCGATTATTGCTATTGGGGCAGGTAATCTTGCAGGTTCGCTTTTTGGTAGTCATATTGTTAAGCGTTTTGGTTTACAAAAAACATTTAAAACAGAATTGACGACAATTGTTATTCTTTACTTGGTTTTATTACTTGTTCACCATTTTTGGGTAGCAGAGGTGTTATTGACCATTATTTATGTGAACAATGGATTTATTTTTCCATTATTTATGACAACATTGCAAAGTACTGTAGAAAATGCTCGAAGTACGATTTCATCATTATCAAATGCCGTGATGTATTTAGGAGAAACTATTGCGAGTATCGTTGGTGGTGTTTTATTTGAACAATTTGCAGGATTTTTTGGCATTGCTGTTTTTGCAGCAGTAATGATCGCTCTTTCGTTGCTATTGTATTATAGGAGCTTTTAA